A part of Penaeus chinensis breed Huanghai No. 1 chromosome 6, ASM1920278v2, whole genome shotgun sequence genomic DNA contains:
- the LOC125026701 gene encoding uncharacterized protein LOC125026701: MNLLEWKTKWTSSGSCLLHLLVLLSLLQEHAGALDVYSFQKEGVQSDAHILYSGPAGDTEGQGWRRPFTPEDFSVCLRLKFFYLWDLSGFLQLSADVEKESPTSMLSAELNLRYFRVRMGIFRRLFFTERPLRALTWYHVCVTYSQDTLKFYLNGDLQGSQAGGPEYPVGGTRLKVGAWDAVRSFSGEITEVNVWSRALAVDEVASLVDCKGSTGDLIAWTDTWTMHGDVTKADVPSERLCNDRKDMKQFFFPPVSSKAAFRLCEGLGGSVTTPRSSEVDSLRRLISSFADNETCSRLWTGVTDVAKEGEWTYHKDGLPAQVSWRPGAPDGDFLQNCAAILLDGSSAGLTDVACSRKLCTVCDVPEGIVWTLLGACEEHPRNIHFVAHQRASGKFHFRGYSNYMIMKNDTDGRWFWWDRQKNEVVAVLSENEFGFPMGRRSWNLQRPVCGRKPPAEHTLLLTPCGAGSFSCDDATCIPLYQRCDLKFDCRDKSDESGCELVQFPPVYRPDLPPSDVASAASAPLPVGIHMVLESADVRTSTMMIHVNYNLSLTWREGRVNYLNLNKDYTLNRVPYNTMRELWVPTGRLHQHPRQPHHPRRRGSYHDGAHVRGADRGRGHATPRS, encoded by the exons ACGCCGGCGCCTTAGACGTGTACAGCTTTCAGAAGGAGGGCGTGCAGTCCGACGCCCATATCCTGTACTCGGGACCTGCAGGAGACACCGAAGGGCAGGGATGGAGGCGTCCCTTCACCCCCGAGGACTTCAGCGTGTGTCTTCGCCTCAAGTTCTTCTACCTGTGGGATCTTTCGGGTTTTCTGCAGCTGTCGGCCGATGTGGAGAAAGAGTCGCCGACGTCCATGCTCAGCGCAG AGCTCAACCTTCGCTACTTCCGCGTCAGGATGGGAATCTTCCGCCGCCTCTTCTTCACTGAGCGTCCTCTAAGGGCCCTCACCTGGTACCACGTCTGCGTCACGTACTCCCAGGACACGCTCAAGTTCTATCTGAATGGGGATTTGCAGGGAAGCCAAGCAGGGGGGCCCGAGTATCCTGTAGGTGGGACGCGACTCAAGGTTGGCGCCTGGGATGCCGTCAGGAGCTTCAGTGGCGAGATAACGGAG GTTAACGTGTGGAGTCGTGCCTTGGCGGTGGATGAAGTGGCGTCGCTGGTGGACTGCAAAGGGAGCACGGGTGATCTGATTGCCTGGACGGACACCTGGACGATGCACGGCGACGTAACGAAGGCGGACGTCCCCTCCGAGAGGCTCTGCAATGACAGGAAAGACATGAAGCAGTTCTTCTTCCCGCCCGTCTCCTCCAAGGCAGCCTTTCGTTTGTGCGAAGGCTTGGGAGGCTCGGTGACGACGCCTCGGAGTTCCGAAGTGGACAGCCTCAGACGACTCATCTCTAGCTTTGCTGACAACGAGACCTGTTCGAGGCTTTGGACAGGTGTTACGGACGTCGCCAAGGAAGGGGAATGGACGTACCACAAGGACGGCCTTCCTGCGCAGGTCTCGTGGCGACCCGGGGCACCCGACGGGGACTTCCTGCAGAACTGCGCAGCGATTCTTCTCGATGGGTCCTCGGCTGGCCTGACCGACGTCGCGTGTTCGCGCAAGCTGTGCACGGTGTGCGACGTGCCGGAGGGGATCGTGTGGACGCTCCTGGGCGCGTGCGAGGAGCACCCGAGGAACATCCATTTCGTCGCCCATCAGAGGGCCTCAGGGAAGTTCCACTTCCGTGGTTACTCTAACTACATGATCATGAAGAACGACACGGACGGCCGCTGGTTCTGGTGGGACCGCCAGAAAAACGAGGTCGTGGCTGTCCTCTCCGAAAACGAATTCGGTTTCCCAATGGGGCGACGCAGTTGGAACCTGCAGCGCCCCGTCTGCGGAAGGAAGCCGCCCGCAGAGCACACTCTTCTGCTGACCCCTTGTGGGGCAGGCAGCTTCTCGTGCGATGACGCGACGTGCATCCCCCTGTACCAGCGGTGCGACCTCAAGTTCGACTGCAGGGACAAGAGCGACGAGAGCGGCTGCGAACTCGTGCAGTTCCCGCCCGTGTACCGGCCAGACCTTCCGCCGAGCGACGTCGCCTCCGCTGCATCGGCGCCGCTTCCCGTCGGCATTCACATGGTGCTCGAAAGCGCCGACGTCAGGACCAGCACCATGATGATCCACGTCAATTACAACCTGAGTCTGACGTGGCGCGAAGGGCGGGTCAACTACCTCAACCTGAACAAGGATTACACCCTCAACAG GGTACCATACAATACCATGAGGGAACTGTGGGTGCCGACAGGTAGACTTCACCAACACCCGCGGCAACCACATCACCCACGCAGACGAGGAAGCTACCATGATGGTGCTCATGTCAGGGGAGCCGACCGTGGGAGGGGACACGCGACCCCAAGAAG TTGA